The stretch of DNA CCTGCCGGCGTTGGTGGCCGGGCACTTGACCCGCACGTATGGCCTGCTGGCGACCACCGATGGCTACGGTGTTGCTTTGATCGTACTGGCCTTGAGCGCGCTGTTGCTCAGCCTGCGTCCACGTGCGGCCAAGGTTTGTCGCGCTCCATAAGCGGCGCCGTTTGGGTTAGCCTTGGCCGGCCCTGTATTTCACGGATCGAGACATGAAGATAATCCGCAGCAAGTCGTTCACCGCCGAGCGTGCCTGGGGTGCGCTGGACATCGCCAACATGAATGGCATCACCACGCGCCTGCACTGGACCGACCAGCCGTATAAATGGCACGTCAACGATGGCGAAGAAGTGTTCGTGGTGCTCGACGGCCAAGTGCAGATGCACTACCGCGAACAGGGTGAAGAAAAGCAGGTGCTGCTTGAGATCGGGGACATCTTCTACGCCTCGGTCGGTACCGAGCACGTAGCGCATCCGCAGGGTGCGGCGCGGATTCTGGTGATCGAGAGCGAAGGCAGCGTCTAGAGGCTTATCTATTAAGTAGATAACAGATAGAGAAATTACCCGTTATATAGATATTCGATTCGGTTCTACCATGGACTCAACCTCACCTGAGGACAGGAGTTCATGATGACTTGCCCCAACAGCGCCAAACCCGGCATCAAGCCGTTCAGCCAGCTTCAGCATCCGCGTGAAGTGATCCGTCAATTCACCCCCAACTGGTTCGCCGCGACCATGGGCACCGGCGTGCTGGCCCTGGCGCTGGCGCAACTTCCGGTGGCGATTCCCGGGCTGCACGCGGTGGCCGAAGGGTTGTGGCTGTTCAACATTCTGTTGTTCACCCTGTTTACTTTCGCTTATGCCGCGCGCTGGGTGTTGTTTTTCGATGAAGCGCGGCGGATCTTCGGCCACTCCACCGTATCGATGTTCTTCGGCACCATTCCCATGGGCCTGGCGACCATCATCAACGGCTTTCTGCTGTTCGGTCTGCCACGCTGGGGCGAGGGCGTGATCCATCTGGCCGAGGTGCTGTGGTGGCTCGACGTGGCGATGTCGCTGGCCTGCGGCGTGTTGATCCCCTACATGATGTTTACCCGCCAGGAACACAGCATCGATCAGATGACCGCCGTCTGGCTGTTGCCGGTGGTCGCCGCGGAAGTGGCGGCGGCCAGCGGTGGCTTGCTCGCGCCGCATCTGGCCGATGCTCACGCGCAACTGGTGGTGCTGACCACCAGCTACGTGCTCTGGGCATTTTCCCTGCCGGTGGCGTTCAGCATTCTGACCATCCTGTTGCTGCGCATGGCCCTGCACAAACTGCCTCACGAAAACATGGCGGCCTCGAGCTGGCTGGCTCTAGGCCCGATCGGCACCGGCGCGTTGGGCATGTTGCTGCTGGGCAGTGATGCGCCGGCGATCTTCGCCGCCAACGGTCTGCCGGGCATCGGTGAAATCGCTTCCGGTATTGGCCTGGTCGCCGGCATCACGCTGTGGGGGTTCGGCTTGTGGTGGATGTTGATGGCGCTGTTGATCACCGCTCGCTACTTGCGTGACGGCATCCCGTTCAACCTTGGCTGGTGGGGTTTTACCTTCCCGCTGGGCGTGTATTCGCTGGCGACCCTCAAGCTTGCCAGCACGCTGAACCTCGGATTTTTCAGTGTGGTGGGCTGCGTGCTGGTGACGTTGCTGGCGGTGATGTGGCTGATCGTCGGTAAACGCACCGTGCAAGGCGCGTGGCGCGGTGAACTGTTTGTCTCACCTTGTATTGCAGGTTTGAAGAAATAACCTGAAAAGTTTAGGTAATGTGTGGCCTGGATCGCGGATCGGGATTCCAATATGCAGATCCAGGCCATTCTCTACCGACCTCAGGGAAACACGGAAGATGAGTCACCCCTCACAGTTCAACCTGCTTCGCACCCGGCGCTTCCTGCCGTTTTTCATCACACAGTCGCTGGGCGCCTTCAACGACAACGTGTTCAAGCAGTCGCTGATTCTCGCCATTCTCTATCGGCTGACCATCGAGGGTGACCGTTCGATCTGGGTCAACCTGTGTGCGCTGCTGTTTATCCTGCCGTTCTTTCTGTTCTCGGCGCTGGCCGGGCAGTTCGGGGAAAAGTTCGCCAAGGACGCGCTGATTCGTCTGATCAAACTCGCAGAAATCGCGATCATGGCCGTAGGATCGATCGGTTTTCTCTTCGATCACCTGTCGCTGATGCTGGTGGCGCTGTTCGCCATGGGCACCCACTCGGCGCTGTTCGGGCCGGTGAAGTATTCGATACTGCCGCAGGCGCTGCGAGAGGATGAACTGGTCGGCGGCAATGGTCTGGTGGAGATGGGCACGTTCCTGGCGATTCTCGCCGGGACCATTGGCGCCGGGGTCATCATGTCCTCGACGCATTACGCGCCACTGGTGTCGACCGCGATTGTCGGCATTGCCGTGCTGGGTTATCTCGCCAGTCGCAGCATTCCGCGTGCAGCGGCGGCGTCGCCGGAAATGCGCCTGAACTGGAACATCTTCAGCCAGTCCTGGGCCACCCTCAAACTCGGCTTGGGCCAGACGCCAGCGGTGTCGCGCTCGATTGTCGGCAACTCGTGGTTCTGGTTTGTCGGGGCGATTTACCTGACGCAGATCCCGGCCTACGCCAAGGAATGGATGCACGGCGACGAAACCGTGGTCACGCTGATTCTTACCGTGTTCTCGGTCGGCATCGCGCTGGGTTCGATGCTTTGCGAGAAGCTTTCCGGGCGTAAGGTCGAGATCGGCCTGGTGCCGTTCGGCTCGTTCGGTCTGACTGTGTTCGGCCTGCTGCTGTGGTGGCATTCCGGCGGTATCCCGGAAAGTGTCACCGGCCACAGCTGGATTGACGTGCTGGGTTTTGTGCATACCTGGGCCGTGCTGGTCGACATTCTCGGCCTCGGCATTTTTGGCGGCTTCTACATCGTGCCGCTGTACGCCTTGATCCAGTCGCGCACCGCCGAAAACGAGCGGGCGCGGGTGATCGCCGCCAACAACATTCTCAACGCACTGTTTATGGTGGTGTCGGCGATCGTTTCGATTGTGTTGCTCAGTGTGGTCAAACTGTCTATTCCGCAGCTGTTCCTGGTGGTGTCGCTGCTCAATATCGGTGTCAATGCGTACATCTTCAAGATCGTTCCCGAGTTCAGCATGCGCTTCATGATCTGGCTGCTCAGCCATTCCATGTACCGCGTTGAGCACCGCAACCTGGAGGCGATCCCGGACGAAGGCGCGGCGTTGCTGGTGTGCAACCACGTTTCGTTCGTCGATGCCTTGCTGATTGGTGGCGCGGTGCGTCGGCCGATTCGCTTTGTCATGTACTACAAGATCTACAACCTGCCGGTGCTGAACTTTATCTTCCGCACGGCGGGGACGATTCCGATTGCCGGACGCAACGAAGACATCCAGATCTACGAAAAGGCCTTCACCCGGATTGCCCAGTATCTGAAGGACGGCGAACTGGTGTGCATCTTCCCGGAGGGCAAATTGACCACCGACGGTGAGATCAATGAGTTCAAGGGCGGGCTGACTCGGATTCTCGAAGAGACACCGGTGCCGGTGATTCCGCTGGCGTTGCAGGGGTTGTGGGGGAGTTTCTTCAGTCGCGACCCGAACAAGGGTTTGTTCAAGCGGTTGTGGTCGCGGGTGACGTTGGTGGCGGGTTCGGCGGTAGCGGTTGAAGCCGCGGAACCGGCGAAGTTGCAGGGGGTGGTGGGGGAGTTGCGTGGGGCAGTCAGATAATCGCTGACTTTAAGGGCCTCATCACGAGCAGGCTCACTCCTGCATTTGAAACGCGTTGCCCTGTAGGAGTGAGCCTGCTCGCGAAAGCGGTAGTGGCCTAGGCGCTGACCTTGAGGCCGATCAACCCGGTAATGATCAACGCCACACTGGCCAGGCGAATCAACGCCATCGACTCACCAAACAGAATGATCCCGGCAATCACCGTACCCACGGCGCCCACGCCGGTCCAGATCGCATAAGCCGTACCCAACGGCAATTCCTTCATCGCCAGACCCAGCAGACCAAGGCTGATGGCCATGGCCGCAACGGTCAGTACGGTGGGAAGCGGGCGGGTGAAGCCGTCGGTATATTTCAGGCCGACGGCCCAGCCGACTTCGAACAGGCCGGCGAAAAACAGAATGATCCAGGACATGAGAGACCTCCATCGATTGACGGGGTCGTCCCCAGATTAATAACTCGATCGAGCCGCAGGGTCGTCCCCGCGTTGCGCAACATATTGACGAGCATTCATCCGGGGATCAAGGTTTGAGGTCAGTCGGCGGCCTGTTGAGCTGCCGTTTCACGATCTTCTTTTTCGCTCATGCGCCGGAAGCAGGTCGAAAGCAGCGCCCCGGAAATGTTGTGCCAGACGCTGAACAGCGCGCTCGGCACCGCCGCCAGTGGCGAGAAGTGCGCACTGGCCAACGCGGCGCCCAGTCCCGAGTTCTGCATGCCGACTTCCAGCGCCAGTGACTTGCGCTGAGCCAGTGGCAACTTGAACAGACGCCCGGTGAAGTAACCCAGCAAGTAGCCGAAGCTGTTGTGCAGCATCACCACGGCCATGATCAGCAGACCGGACTCGGCGATCTTCGCCTGACTGGCGGCAACAACCGCCGTGACGATGATCACGATGCTGACCACCGACACCAGCGGCAACACCTCGACCGCGTGTCGCACCTTGTCACCGAGCAAACGTTGCGCAACCACGCCGAGCACGATTGGCAGCAACACGACTTGCAGGATCGACCAGAACAGCTCCATGAACGACACCGGCAACCACGCCGAAGCCAGCAGCCAGATCAGCGCCGGGGTCAGCAGCGGGGCGAGCAGGGTGGTGACCGCAGCAATCGCCACCGACAGCGCCAGGTCGCCCCGGGCGAGCCAGGTCATCACATTGGAAGAGGTGCCGCTTGGGCAGCAACCGACCAGAATCACCCCGACGGCGATTTCCGGCGGCAGATGAAAGACCTGGCAGAGCAACCACGCCACGCCGGGCATGATCACGAAATGCGCAACCACGCCCAGCGCCACGCGCCACGGATGGCGGGCGACAGCAGCGAAGTCGTCGTGTTTGAGGGTCAGGCCCATGCCGAACATCACCAGCCCCAGCAACGGCACGATGGCGCCTTTGAGACCGAGGAACCACGCCGGCTGCAGGAATGCGATCACGGCGAAAATCAGAACCCAGTAAGCGAAGGTGTTGCCGACAAAGCGGCTGAGTGCAGCCAGTGCGCGCATGGCTTGTTCCTTATTATTGGTTACACACAAAACCAATGTAGGAGTGAGCCTGCTCGCGAAAGCGGAGTGTCAGACACATTAATGTTAACTGTCACTGCGCATTCGCGAGCAGGCTCGCTCCCACAATTTTGAAACTCGCCGGGCGTTAGATCCCCTGCGGCGTCTCTTCACCACCCAGCGCTTCAACCAGTGCCGGCAGGAAGTCGCCGAAGGTCAGCATCATCAAAGTGAAGCTGGCGTCCAGTTGGCCCAGGGCCTCGTCGCCACCGTCCTGTTCGGCCTGATCCTGCAGCAGGTCTTCGAACTTCAGGCGTTTGACGGTCATTTTGTCGTCGAGCATGAACGACAGCTTGTCCTGCCAGGCCAGCGACAGTTGAGTCACGACTTTGCCGGTGCTCAGGTGCAGCTGGATTTCGTCGCTGGTCAGGTCTTGACGCTTGCAGCGCACGATGCCGCCGTCTTCGTGGGTGTCGCGCAGTTCGCACTCGTCCAGGACAAAGAAGTCCGGGGCGGCTTGCTGGGTGGTGACCCATTCGGTCATCACGGCGGTCGGCGCGGTTTTCACGGTCAGCGGACGGACGGGCAGGGTGCCGAGTACTTCGCGCATTGTGGAGAGCAGGTCTTCGGCGCGTTTCGGGCTGGCCGAGTTGACCAGAATCAGCCCCTGTTTCGGCGCGATGGCGGCGAAGGTCGACGAGCGACGGATAAAGGCGCGCGGCAGGAAGGCCTGGATGATTTCATCCTTGATCTGATCGCGTTCCTTCTTATAGACCTTGCGCATCTGCTCGGCTTCGATCTCTTCGACCTTTTCCTTGACCGCGTCGCGCACGACGCTGCCCGGCAGAATACGTTCTTCTTTACGAGCGGCGATCAGCAGGAAGTCACCGCTGACGTGCACCAGTGGAGCATCTTCGCCCTTGCCGAACGGCGCGACGAAACCGTAGGTGGTCAACTCCTGGCTTGCACATGGACGCGCCAGTTTGGTGGCCAGTGCAGTTTCCAGCGCCTCGGCATCGACAGGCAGGTCTTGGGTCAGGCGATAGATAAGCAGGTTTTTGAACCACATGGGGTGAGTCTCTCCTTTATACAAAGGGGGGCATTATTGTCTTCGCCGTGGCATAGGCCAACCCTTCTCTAAGCCTTTGGAAGGCCTGAGAAAATTATTTAAAAAAGTGCTTGCCAGAGGTTGGGTCGCTCCGTAGAATGCGCGCCACACCGAAGCGAAGGGTGATTAGCTCAGCTGGGAGAGCGTCTGCCTTACAAGCAGAATGTCGGCGGTTCGATCCCGTCATCACCCACCATTCGTTTAAAGTGTTTAGCGCAGCGGTAGTTCAGTCGGTTAGAATACCGGCCTGTCACGCCGGGGGTCGCGGGTTCGAGTCCCGTCCGCTGCGCCATATTCGGTAACCTGGACCACTGAACGCCAGGTCACCACGGAAAAACCCGCTGAAGCGGGTTTTTTTCTGTCTCAAGTTTGTACCTTGTTCCATCGGGTTTGTGTCGTTTCACCGGTTTTCGGATTTTTTTGAAAAAAACTTCAATTAAATCAACACATTACGAAAACTTGTGACATAATGCGTCCCGTAACGAAGCGAAGGGTGATTAGCTCAGCTGGGAGAGCGTCTGCCTTACAAGCAGAATGTCGGCGGTTCGATCCCGTCATCACCCACCATTCGTTTCAAGCGTTTCGCGCAGCGGTAGTTCAGTCGGTTAGAATACCGGCCTGTCACGCCGGGGGTCGCGGGTTCGAGTCCCGTCCGCTGCGCCATATTCGGAATCTGGAACACTGAACGCCAGATTCCACAGAAAGCCCGCCTAGTGCGGGCTTTTTGCTGTCTGGGATTTATGAAATCTCAGGTTTGACGCTAAACCTGGGGTGAGGGGATAAATCCCCTCACCACAAACCATCTGCTCGTCTTTTTACTGGGTGGCGTTCTGGCTGTGCCGATAGTCACTCACCGCCTCATACACCGCTTTACGCAAGCGGTTGATCCCGCCAATCGGCCGATGCGCCTCGATACCAAACCACGGATTGAACGACAGGTTGTCGCACGCCAGATTCAGCGCCGGCGTGTCGAAGTCCTGCGCAGGCAGGGTAATCCGCGCCACGGTTTCGAACGGTGAGTCCTGCTCGCGCCATTCGATGCTGGTGTCCTCGATCGGCATGTACTTGTTCGCGTCCTGGCGCTGAATCTGCAACACGAAACAGGCTGGCACCCGATCCGCCGACAGTTGCTGATTCAGCGCGCTGCGCAGGAAGTTCGGCAGGTCGTGGTTTTGCGGGGGCAGGGCGTACGCCGGGCAATTGTCCGGATCCGGCACAACGCGAAACTTGGCGTTGGCCTCACCGAACTTGTAGGGCGATACCGAAAAGTACGTGGTCCCGGTCGGGCTGTCCGGCGCTGGCGACAGGGTTGCCAGCGCGATGAACAAGTGGCGGATCTGCCAAGTGCGCGGATCCCGGCCGGGAAAAAACGCCATGATCTTTTTGCCGTCAGCCTGAGCCGCCACATTCTGACGATACTCGGCGACATCGCTGACAAAGAAATTCGGGTGACTGAACATCACAAAGTCCTGCTCACGGCGATCCTGACGGTCGCCGAGCAACGGTTTGCCGGGCACATCGAGCAGTTTGATCGCCATGCCCCGGGCGTCACGAATGCTGTCGAACTGCGGGTAGGCGTTGCCATTGGACAGACGAATCATCGCCTGCCAGATTTTGCCCGGTTCGCTGAAGACGCCCTGACGCAGCGCTGGCGTCAGTTCCGGCAACACCGTCACTTCAGCTTTCACGCAACCATGCGCCTTGGCATGCGCATCACGCAGATAACGCGTGCTTTCGCGATGCTGATCGACGATGCGCACTGCGGTCTGGATCACGTTCTGGGTCATGGCTGATTCGCCGACGGGAATCTGCTCCTGCGCCGCCACTGGGCCGCGGTGTTGCCAGGCAAACCCTGCGCTGGCGATGGCCCAGCCAAGCAGGCCGACAATCAGTAATGCCAACAGGGTTTTGCCAATCAGTCGTCCCAGCCATAACCAGACACGGGTCAGCATGGACGGTTTTTTGTAGGGGGTGATCATCATGGCAATTGCGCCTCCAGCGGTCCGCCCAGCACTTTCAGGTACTCCAGCAAGGCCCAGCGTTCTTCCGGTTGCAGCAGTCGACCGATGACGCCATTACCCCGCTCGCCAGCGCGAAATTCGTGGCCGCTGTTGTGGTTACCGGTGATCCGCGTGTCGAACAAAAAGCCATTGGTGAAGGCCTCGGTGCGGTAACCCAGATGGCGCGGGTCGTATTCGAACGAGCCCTTATAGAACGTGGTGGCGCGCTCATCCTGCGGCGACAGCAGCTGATAAATGCTCGGCACCGAACCGTTGTGCAGGAACGGCGCGGTGGCCCATACACCGGCCAGAGGCCTGGCCTTGTAGGCGACTTTTTCACGCACGCCAATAGGCAGGCCGAAACCATCGAGTTGAGGCTTCTCCTGCGCGGTGACCCCGGCCTCGCGATAAGCGCGGTTTTCAACGAAGGCAGTGACGTAGGCCAGGCCCTTGGCCACCGATAGCTGGCTCAGATCCAGTGGTTGCGTGGGTGTCGGATGCAGTTTCACGTCCATCTGCTCAAGCTCCTTGAGGTTCCATTGCAGCGGTGTCAGGTCGAAACGGTGATTGGCGATGTTGGTGGCGGCGTTCGGGTCGGTGCCTATCACCTCCACCGGCAGCATGTGCAAATGCTGCACCCAGCGCTCGCCCTCCTGAGTCTTGCGCGGCACGTGGCAACCGGCGCAGTTCTGCGCAAACAGCGCGCGCCCTTTGGCGGCCAACGGTTTGTCGACAGCACCCAGCACCTCTTCCGGCCAGGCGGGCGGTTGCAGGTGTTGCAGGGTTTCTTCGATTGTGTGCAGATCACGTACGCGCACGCTGGAGGCATAACGCGCATCGCCCTGTAGCGGCTGGCCATTGCTGTCGAAAAAATTCAACGTGGCGCCGACGCCCAGCGCCTCACCGATGTTGCGCGCCATCGGTTGCTGCGCCGAACCGTTCCACTGCACCCAATCAAACGTCCACATGTCCCACAGCTGCGGGTAATCCACCGGGGCGTTGGCCACTCGGTAGTTGGCGGGGGAGATCGCGTCGCCGAAGGTGGCGTTGGCGATGCGGCCGAAGGCATCGGTGCGTCCCGGGCCCTCTTCGGTCGGGTAGAGGCCACGGTGGGTGTCGTTCCAGGCGACTTTCACGAAGGTGTTCAGCGAGGCCTTGAAGTCCTTGCGCAGTTGCGCATGGCGCGCCTCGTAGTCATTGCCCAGCACTTGTCGGACGAAACGTTCGAATTTCCATGGGTTGTAGTAAGTCGAAGTCAGACTGGCGACCAATGCCTGTCCGAAACTGCCACCGCGCAGCGTAGGAACACTGGAGGGCAACACGTGCTGCGCTGAACCACCGTCAATCCGTACGGCCTGGCCCTTGAAGCGCAATTCGCCAGTGTGGCAAGCCGCGCAGGTGATATCGAGAAATTGCTCGGTGCCGCCTGGATTCGGGTGGCGGGCAAAGCCAACCGGCAGATTGCCGGGATTGTTCGCTGTGGCTTTCTGTTGCGGATCGACCAGAAAACCGAACCGTGCGAGGTATTCCGGGGACGCGAAGCGCTGCTGCGAGAAGGGCAGCTCCAGCGCCTGAAACCATTCATAGCGCAGGCCTTTGACCTGCGTGCCCTGGGGCGTGAAATAGTAGGTCTGACGTTCCTCTTCACTCCACTGATTCAGGTAATGCACCTGCTGAGCGGGGGTGTAGAACGGTAATTTCGGGTTGGCGACGTAATACAGAACCACGGCGAGGACCAGGCCCAGCAGCACGATGATCAGGGTTAGCACACGGAATAAGAGGCGCAAGTTAAACATCCTTGTCGAGTTGTTGCGCTGTTATGCCTCAGCTGTTGCAGGTGCGGCAAGTGGCCATTACGCCAACTGTCGCAACAAGTCTCGTCAGTCCTTGTCAGGTCAAGATGACAGAAGCTTCATCGTCCCTTTTCTCGAATGCGTTTTAATCCCTGAACTTATCGGACGTTTCCTGCTCTCATGCCGGTAGCCATTGGTCGTGGCGGCCTGATAAGCTCGCGGCTTTACTCGATTGCCCTTTCGGCGCATGAACAAGGAAATAGCATGAAACAGCATCGGTTGGCGGCGGCGGTAGCCCTGGTTAGCCTGGTCCTCGCGGGTTGTGATTCGCAGACCAGCGTAGAGCTGAAAACCCCGGCGCAAAAAGCTTCCTACGGTATCGGCCTGAACATGGGCAAGAGCCTTGCTCAGGAAGGCATGGATGATCTGGACTCCAAAGCGGTAGCCCAGGGCATCGAAGATGCCGTCGGCAAGAAAGAACAGAAGCTGAAAGACGACGAACTGGTCGAAGCCTTCGCCGCGCTGCAAAAGCGTGCTGAAGAGCGTATGGCCAAGATGAGCGAAGAGTCGGCAGCTGCTGGCAAGAAATTCCTCGAAGAAAACGGCAAGAAGGCTGGTGTTACCACCACCGCTTCCGGCCTGCAGTACGAAGTGGTCAAGAAAGCCGATGGCCCACAGCCTAAGCCGACCGACGTAGTGACTGTTCACTACACCGGCAAGCTGACCAACGGCACCGTATTCGACAGCTCCGTCGAGCGCGGCAGCCCGATCGATCTACCTGTCAGCGGTGTGATCCCGGGTTGGGTTGAAGGTCTGCAACTGATGCACGTTGGCGAGAAGTACAAACTGTACATCCCTAGCGATCTGGCCTACGGCGCGCAATCGCCAAGCCCGGCAATCCCGGCCAACTCGGTTCTGGTTTTCGACCTGGAACTGCTGGCCATCAAGGACCCGAGCAAAGAAGACGCTGCTGCTGCCAAGTAATCGGCAACGACTTCGCCAACAACGCCTCGCTTAAGCGGGGCGTTGTTGCATCTGGAGTATGGCAAGGGTAAACAGAGCGAACGGATCCCGCTGACAGCAGTCCTAGAGATTGAGGCCGCCAGCGCTAGACGCCCTGAGCCGCCAAGTCAATGAAATATTGGGCTTTTTTATGTGAGTAAAAAACGCCCGATCTGAGCGCAGCCCTTATAAAACGGGGCTCTCAGAGCTGAAATGCAGCTCTGTTCACAAGGTTATCCACAATTTGTGTGGATAACATTTCAACGGGAGAAATAGATGAAAGCACCGTGGAATTTCGCCCGATTTCTGCCTTTGGCCGGACGCCTGCTGGCCCGTGGCCGCCTG from Pseudomonas sp. P8_229 encodes:
- a CDS encoding cupin domain-containing protein, with the protein product MKIIRSKSFTAERAWGALDIANMNGITTRLHWTDQPYKWHVNDGEEVFVVLDGQVQMHYREQGEEKQVLLEIGDIFYASVGTEHVAHPQGAARILVIESEGSV
- a CDS encoding TDT family transporter; the encoded protein is MTCPNSAKPGIKPFSQLQHPREVIRQFTPNWFAATMGTGVLALALAQLPVAIPGLHAVAEGLWLFNILLFTLFTFAYAARWVLFFDEARRIFGHSTVSMFFGTIPMGLATIINGFLLFGLPRWGEGVIHLAEVLWWLDVAMSLACGVLIPYMMFTRQEHSIDQMTAVWLLPVVAAEVAAASGGLLAPHLADAHAQLVVLTTSYVLWAFSLPVAFSILTILLLRMALHKLPHENMAASSWLALGPIGTGALGMLLLGSDAPAIFAANGLPGIGEIASGIGLVAGITLWGFGLWWMLMALLITARYLRDGIPFNLGWWGFTFPLGVYSLATLKLASTLNLGFFSVVGCVLVTLLAVMWLIVGKRTVQGAWRGELFVSPCIAGLKK
- a CDS encoding MFS transporter; this encodes MSHPSQFNLLRTRRFLPFFITQSLGAFNDNVFKQSLILAILYRLTIEGDRSIWVNLCALLFILPFFLFSALAGQFGEKFAKDALIRLIKLAEIAIMAVGSIGFLFDHLSLMLVALFAMGTHSALFGPVKYSILPQALREDELVGGNGLVEMGTFLAILAGTIGAGVIMSSTHYAPLVSTAIVGIAVLGYLASRSIPRAAAASPEMRLNWNIFSQSWATLKLGLGQTPAVSRSIVGNSWFWFVGAIYLTQIPAYAKEWMHGDETVVTLILTVFSVGIALGSMLCEKLSGRKVEIGLVPFGSFGLTVFGLLLWWHSGGIPESVTGHSWIDVLGFVHTWAVLVDILGLGIFGGFYIVPLYALIQSRTAENERARVIAANNILNALFMVVSAIVSIVLLSVVKLSIPQLFLVVSLLNIGVNAYIFKIVPEFSMRFMIWLLSHSMYRVEHRNLEAIPDEGAALLVCNHVSFVDALLIGGAVRRPIRFVMYYKIYNLPVLNFIFRTAGTIPIAGRNEDIQIYEKAFTRIAQYLKDGELVCIFPEGKLTTDGEINEFKGGLTRILEETPVPVIPLALQGLWGSFFSRDPNKGLFKRLWSRVTLVAGSAVAVEAAEPAKLQGVVGELRGAVR
- the sugE gene encoding quaternary ammonium compound efflux SMR transporter SugE; this translates as MSWIILFFAGLFEVGWAVGLKYTDGFTRPLPTVLTVAAMAISLGLLGLAMKELPLGTAYAIWTGVGAVGTVIAGIILFGESMALIRLASVALIITGLIGLKVSA
- a CDS encoding bile acid:sodium symporter family protein — translated: MRALAALSRFVGNTFAYWVLIFAVIAFLQPAWFLGLKGAIVPLLGLVMFGMGLTLKHDDFAAVARHPWRVALGVVAHFVIMPGVAWLLCQVFHLPPEIAVGVILVGCCPSGTSSNVMTWLARGDLALSVAIAAVTTLLAPLLTPALIWLLASAWLPVSFMELFWSILQVVLLPIVLGVVAQRLLGDKVRHAVEVLPLVSVVSIVIIVTAVVAASQAKIAESGLLIMAVVMLHNSFGYLLGYFTGRLFKLPLAQRKSLALEVGMQNSGLGAALASAHFSPLAAVPSALFSVWHNISGALLSTCFRRMSEKEDRETAAQQAAD
- the rdgC gene encoding recombination-associated protein RdgC translates to MWFKNLLIYRLTQDLPVDAEALETALATKLARPCASQELTTYGFVAPFGKGEDAPLVHVSGDFLLIAARKEERILPGSVVRDAVKEKVEEIEAEQMRKVYKKERDQIKDEIIQAFLPRAFIRRSSTFAAIAPKQGLILVNSASPKRAEDLLSTMREVLGTLPVRPLTVKTAPTAVMTEWVTTQQAAPDFFVLDECELRDTHEDGGIVRCKRQDLTSDEIQLHLSTGKVVTQLSLAWQDKLSFMLDDKMTVKRLKFEDLLQDQAEQDGGDEALGQLDASFTLMMLTFGDFLPALVEALGGEETPQGI
- a CDS encoding catalase family protein, which codes for MLTRVWLWLGRLIGKTLLALLIVGLLGWAIASAGFAWQHRGPVAAQEQIPVGESAMTQNVIQTAVRIVDQHRESTRYLRDAHAKAHGCVKAEVTVLPELTPALRQGVFSEPGKIWQAMIRLSNGNAYPQFDSIRDARGMAIKLLDVPGKPLLGDRQDRREQDFVMFSHPNFFVSDVAEYRQNVAAQADGKKIMAFFPGRDPRTWQIRHLFIALATLSPAPDSPTGTTYFSVSPYKFGEANAKFRVVPDPDNCPAYALPPQNHDLPNFLRSALNQQLSADRVPACFVLQIQRQDANKYMPIEDTSIEWREQDSPFETVARITLPAQDFDTPALNLACDNLSFNPWFGIEAHRPIGGINRLRKAVYEAVSDYRHSQNATQ
- a CDS encoding di-heme-cytochrome C peroxidase, with the protein product MRLLFRVLTLIIVLLGLVLAVVLYYVANPKLPFYTPAQQVHYLNQWSEEERQTYYFTPQGTQVKGLRYEWFQALELPFSQQRFASPEYLARFGFLVDPQQKATANNPGNLPVGFARHPNPGGTEQFLDITCAACHTGELRFKGQAVRIDGGSAQHVLPSSVPTLRGGSFGQALVASLTSTYYNPWKFERFVRQVLGNDYEARHAQLRKDFKASLNTFVKVAWNDTHRGLYPTEEGPGRTDAFGRIANATFGDAISPANYRVANAPVDYPQLWDMWTFDWVQWNGSAQQPMARNIGEALGVGATLNFFDSNGQPLQGDARYASSVRVRDLHTIEETLQHLQPPAWPEEVLGAVDKPLAAKGRALFAQNCAGCHVPRKTQEGERWVQHLHMLPVEVIGTDPNAATNIANHRFDLTPLQWNLKELEQMDVKLHPTPTQPLDLSQLSVAKGLAYVTAFVENRAYREAGVTAQEKPQLDGFGLPIGVREKVAYKARPLAGVWATAPFLHNGSVPSIYQLLSPQDERATTFYKGSFEYDPRHLGYRTEAFTNGFLFDTRITGNHNSGHEFRAGERGNGVIGRLLQPEERWALLEYLKVLGGPLEAQLP
- a CDS encoding FKBP-type peptidyl-prolyl cis-trans isomerase is translated as MKQHRLAAAVALVSLVLAGCDSQTSVELKTPAQKASYGIGLNMGKSLAQEGMDDLDSKAVAQGIEDAVGKKEQKLKDDELVEAFAALQKRAEERMAKMSEESAAAGKKFLEENGKKAGVTTTASGLQYEVVKKADGPQPKPTDVVTVHYTGKLTNGTVFDSSVERGSPIDLPVSGVIPGWVEGLQLMHVGEKYKLYIPSDLAYGAQSPSPAIPANSVLVFDLELLAIKDPSKEDAAAAK